One Persicobacter psychrovividus DNA window includes the following coding sequences:
- a CDS encoding U32 family peptidase, which yields MRAPLRKDIEIMAPAGGFESLMAAIQGGADSIYFGVEQLNMRARATMNFKLDDLEKVAGICQEHGIRSYLTLNTIVYDHDMSIVKHVCNRVKEAGITAIIASDQAVISYAQSIGVEIHISTQVNITNVETIRFYAHFADVMVLSRELSLMQMKHICDAVEKEDIKGPSGKRVQIEVFAHGALCMAVSGKCYMSLHTYNSSANRGACNQNCRRKYTVKDVEDPSIEFEIDNEYIMSPKDLCTVNFLDQLLDTGVQVLKIEGRGKGPEYVKKVVGVYRKAVDAIYDGTYSAEKAEEWMDDLRTVYNRDFWGGYYLGQEMGEWADQPGSQATQKKVYLGLAKHYFTKIGVAEFKVEAQKLKKGDKLLITGVTTGVMELDAEEIHVDGQSVEEAKKGENFSIKVPDRVRPSDKLYKIVEA from the coding sequence ATGAGAGCACCTTTAAGAAAGGATATTGAAATCATGGCTCCTGCGGGAGGGTTTGAATCGTTAATGGCCGCAATTCAGGGTGGCGCAGATTCCATTTATTTTGGGGTTGAGCAACTGAACATGCGTGCACGGGCGACCATGAACTTCAAGTTGGATGATTTGGAAAAGGTGGCAGGCATCTGCCAGGAACATGGGATTCGTAGCTATTTAACCCTGAACACCATTGTTTACGATCACGACATGTCGATTGTAAAGCATGTCTGTAACCGTGTAAAGGAAGCTGGAATCACGGCGATTATCGCCTCAGATCAGGCCGTAATTTCCTATGCACAGTCTATCGGTGTGGAAATTCATATCTCCACACAGGTGAATATCACCAATGTGGAAACCATCCGTTTTTATGCCCACTTCGCCGATGTCATGGTATTGTCTCGGGAATTGAGCCTGATGCAGATGAAGCATATCTGCGATGCAGTAGAAAAAGAAGACATTAAGGGTCCTTCAGGAAAACGTGTTCAGATCGAAGTTTTTGCACATGGTGCGCTTTGTATGGCCGTTTCTGGGAAGTGCTACATGTCTTTGCATACCTATAATTCGTCGGCCAACCGTGGTGCTTGCAACCAGAACTGTCGCCGAAAATATACGGTTAAAGATGTTGAAGATCCAAGCATTGAGTTTGAGATCGACAACGAATACATCATGTCGCCGAAAGATTTGTGTACGGTGAATTTCCTGGATCAGCTTTTGGATACAGGTGTTCAGGTACTGAAAATTGAAGGACGTGGCAAAGGGCCTGAGTATGTTAAGAAGGTGGTCGGTGTTTATCGTAAAGCAGTTGATGCGATTTACGATGGTACTTACAGCGCCGAAAAAGCGGAAGAATGGATGGACGATTTACGCACCGTTTATAACCGCGATTTCTGGGGAGGCTATTATCTCGGTCAGGAAATGGGCGAATGGGCAGACCAGCCAGGTTCGCAGGCCACACAGAAAAAAGTTTACCTTGGTTTAGCGAAGCATTACTTCACCAAAATTGGGGTTGCAGAATTTAAAGTGGAGGCACAGAAATTGAAAAAAGGCGACAAACTGCTCATCACTGGTGTAACAACAGGTGTGATGGAGTTGGATGCCGAGGAAATTCACGTGGATGGGCAGTCGGTGGAAGAAGCCAAGAAAGGCGAAAACTTCTCGATCAAAGTTCCAGACCGCGTACGTCCTTCTGACAAACTTTATAAAATCGTTGAGGCATAA
- a CDS encoding ferredoxin, whose translation MVTIIHQRDKCIGCHYCVEIAYNRWRMSKKDGKSVLLGAQNKRGFWSVKVSEDELEENQRAAKACPVNIIQVREH comes from the coding sequence ATGGTTACGATCATCCACCAAAGGGATAAGTGCATCGGTTGCCATTACTGCGTGGAAATCGCATACAACCGTTGGCGAATGTCCAAAAAGGATGGCAAAAGTGTCCTTTTGGGCGCCCAGAATAAAAGAGGCTTTTGGAGTGTCAAAGTCAGTGAAGATGAATTGGAAGAAAACCAGCGGGCAGCAAAAGCCTGCCCTGTAAATATCATTCAGGTAAGGGAACACTAA
- a CDS encoding nicotinate phosphoribosyltransferase gives MTDLSKIYKSNLSLLTDLYQITMAYGYWKNNKHEQEAVYELYFRKNPFGGGFSISAGLATVIDYLENWTFEAAEIKYLASLKNPSGSPMFEKGFLDYLEQMKFSCSVEGIPEGEIIFPFEPVLKVRGPLLQAQLIETPLLTLINFQTLIATKAARLKLATDGDTILEFGLRRAQGIDGGLSATRAAFVGGVDATSNVQAGMLFGIPVKGTHAHSWILSFDEEVEAFEAFAKAMPENTILLVDTYDTLEGVASAIETMKKLRSKNIPFHGIRLDSGDLAYLSIEARKMLDQAGFTATKIVASNDLDEYIIQSLKNSQNAKIDIWGVGTKLVTAYDQPALGGVYKLTNIKNQDGKWESKIKLSEQAIKVTTPGDHQIVRFYKNGKMRGDMVFDVHLGQDAEYFVDPTDVTRRKKIKIDWDEKLLLEPIFEKGKKVYQSPSLVEIRENTLQNMMTLDDSVKRFTHPHHYTVGLEPKLDEKKRQMIHTLRKH, from the coding sequence ATGACTGATCTTTCGAAAATATACAAATCGAATCTTTCGCTACTCACCGACCTGTACCAAATCACCATGGCTTATGGCTATTGGAAAAATAACAAGCACGAGCAAGAGGCTGTGTATGAATTATACTTCCGTAAAAATCCTTTCGGTGGGGGTTTCAGCATTTCGGCAGGATTGGCTACTGTTATTGATTACCTCGAAAACTGGACATTCGAAGCAGCGGAAATAAAATATTTGGCTTCGCTGAAAAACCCCTCGGGCAGTCCGATGTTTGAGAAAGGCTTTTTGGATTATTTGGAGCAAATGAAATTCAGCTGTTCGGTAGAAGGCATCCCTGAAGGGGAAATTATTTTCCCATTTGAACCAGTCTTAAAAGTCAGAGGTCCTTTGCTTCAAGCGCAATTAATCGAAACACCCCTACTGACTTTGATTAACTTCCAGACCCTGATTGCCACCAAAGCCGCAAGGTTAAAATTAGCTACCGACGGCGATACCATCCTGGAATTTGGCCTCCGAAGAGCTCAGGGAATCGATGGCGGCTTATCTGCTACCCGTGCCGCTTTCGTTGGCGGAGTAGATGCGACTTCAAACGTGCAGGCGGGCATGCTTTTCGGCATTCCTGTAAAGGGCACCCATGCCCACTCTTGGATTTTATCTTTTGACGAGGAAGTGGAAGCCTTTGAGGCTTTTGCCAAAGCGATGCCCGAAAATACCATTCTGTTGGTCGACACCTACGACACCCTCGAAGGAGTCGCCTCAGCGATTGAAACCATGAAAAAACTCAGGTCCAAAAATATCCCCTTTCATGGTATCCGACTGGATTCAGGAGATTTGGCTTACCTGAGTATCGAAGCCCGAAAAATGCTTGATCAGGCGGGCTTTACCGCCACAAAAATTGTCGCTTCCAATGATTTGGACGAATACATCATTCAATCCCTGAAAAATTCCCAAAATGCAAAAATTGATATTTGGGGTGTTGGCACCAAACTCGTTACCGCCTATGACCAACCTGCTCTGGGGGGAGTTTACAAACTAACCAACATCAAGAATCAGGATGGTAAATGGGAATCAAAAATTAAACTTTCTGAGCAGGCCATCAAGGTGACTACGCCTGGAGATCATCAAATTGTACGTTTTTACAAAAATGGTAAAATGCGGGGAGACATGGTTTTTGACGTCCACCTTGGGCAGGATGCCGAGTATTTCGTCGATCCAACGGATGTTACCCGCAGAAAAAAAATCAAGATCGACTGGGACGAAAAATTGTTGCTCGAGCCTATTTTTGAAAAGGGTAAAAAAGTTTATCAGTCGCCTTCCTTAGTGGAAATCCGTGAAAACACCCTGCAAAATATGATGACCCTCGACGATAGCGTAAAGCGATTCACACACCCACACCATTATACGGTGGGCTTGGAGCCAAAATTGGACGAAAAGAAACGTCAGATGATTCACACTTTGCGCAAGCATTAA
- a CDS encoding FAD-dependent oxidoreductase produces MQRRQFIKRSTAGLFALPLWQVACNQKSTLPFPFKIRSEDQSGHFLRFGLPDWEAEQDQHFKTVVVGGGVAGLSAACHLQDQDFVLLEMADRLGGTSSAVEHQQQWIGQGAHYDLAYPENFGKEVLAFLEQLKIIRYNPIAKLWQFNDRQHIIPPYAEAQYWQQGDRRPQLIGDFDDHQAFTALLSEYQGKMPLPSRLIDKEHLHLNSLSFKDFLTQAHPFKLQSLEAIDYVMRDDYGAKSDQVSALAGIHYFMCRPYGDPSVEIFSPTSGNYYFIDKMAKQLPSAKCRLQQMVVNIETAAHGYSLQVLDLKKERQYHIHCEQLIFAAPKFLLPTIFPAHASTFKAVKYSPWLVINYVLKKPLHQSTNFWQNEYITANHPLVGIVNTASHREQESVQVISLYHNYQPQERQHLLKIKKDPSEVFQFGLKAIEELIQEDITEQVATAYLHFMGHAMPIPSVGYLNQPIQSPDNLAFAGVDTFRLPLLFEAIDSGIQAAQKMSTPTI; encoded by the coding sequence ATGCAAAGACGTCAATTTATTAAACGGAGTACCGCAGGTTTGTTCGCCCTCCCTTTATGGCAGGTGGCCTGTAATCAAAAAAGCACTTTGCCCTTTCCTTTTAAGATTAGAAGTGAGGATCAAAGCGGTCATTTTTTAAGATTTGGCTTGCCCGATTGGGAAGCAGAACAGGATCAGCATTTTAAAACCGTGGTGGTCGGTGGAGGCGTTGCAGGTTTGTCGGCCGCTTGTCACCTGCAAGATCAGGATTTTGTGTTGCTGGAAATGGCTGACCGACTGGGAGGAACCTCTTCAGCCGTTGAACATCAGCAACAATGGATTGGGCAGGGCGCGCATTACGATTTAGCGTACCCTGAAAATTTCGGAAAGGAGGTGCTGGCGTTTTTGGAGCAGCTGAAAATTATCCGCTATAACCCGATTGCCAAATTATGGCAGTTCAACGATCGGCAGCATATTATCCCGCCATATGCGGAGGCGCAATATTGGCAACAGGGAGACCGACGCCCTCAATTGATCGGCGATTTTGACGATCATCAGGCTTTTACAGCATTGCTTTCGGAGTACCAGGGAAAAATGCCTTTGCCTTCACGACTGATCGACAAGGAACATCTCCACCTGAATTCACTTTCTTTCAAAGATTTCCTGACGCAGGCTCACCCCTTTAAATTGCAAAGTCTGGAAGCCATAGATTATGTGATGCGTGATGATTACGGCGCCAAATCGGATCAGGTATCAGCTTTGGCGGGCATCCATTATTTTATGTGTCGCCCTTACGGTGATCCTTCCGTGGAAATATTTTCGCCAACATCAGGGAATTACTATTTCATCGATAAAATGGCCAAGCAATTGCCGTCAGCAAAATGTAGGCTTCAGCAAATGGTGGTCAACATTGAAACGGCTGCGCATGGTTACTCCTTACAGGTGCTTGACCTGAAAAAGGAACGGCAATACCATATTCATTGTGAGCAGTTGATTTTTGCGGCGCCCAAGTTTTTGTTGCCGACAATTTTCCCTGCGCATGCCTCCACTTTTAAAGCCGTAAAGTACAGTCCGTGGTTGGTGATCAATTATGTCCTGAAAAAGCCATTGCATCAGTCGACCAATTTTTGGCAGAACGAATACATCACTGCCAATCATCCGCTGGTAGGTATCGTGAATACGGCGAGTCATCGTGAGCAGGAATCTGTTCAGGTTATTAGCCTCTACCATAATTATCAGCCACAGGAAAGGCAACATCTTTTGAAGATCAAAAAAGACCCTTCCGAAGTGTTTCAGTTTGGGCTGAAAGCGATTGAGGAATTGATTCAGGAGGACATCACTGAGCAGGTAGCAACCGCCTATCTACACTTTATGGGACATGCCATGCCCATCCCTTCAGTAGGTTACCTTAACCAACCGATACAGAGCCCTGATAATCTCGCTTTTGCAGGCGTGGATACCTTCCGTCTGCCGCTACTATTTGAAGCCATAGACAGTGGAATACAAGCTGCTCAAAAAATGAGCACTCCTACAATTTAG
- a CDS encoding helix-turn-helix transcriptional regulator, with protein sequence MAQKSSNFFLAFFSTPKYYDYFRNINYNFYRLMSHIGRNIRKIRSVKNLSQAKFAELFKLARPSVGAYEEGRSEPKIDTVIAIAQHFNLSIDLLLTKDITVNQLYHFDIDKVEEKIEPLVKQVEGIPMLEGKNWLNYILGQRKPDFIDNLPKIVIPKISPKNHLAFVFNRQQAGGSRALNNGDILIGTMVKPSEIAAVQGMLGIVIHNRRAYVLRIVKEEDDQLILSYWEDPSEQVPLSMEKVEEIWAVKQRITQQLDAPNLLERRVLRLEEQIEKLLRD encoded by the coding sequence ATGGCTCAAAAAAGTAGCAATTTTTTTCTTGCTTTCTTTTCCACACCTAAATATTATGATTACTTTCGGAATATAAATTATAATTTTTATCGATTAATGTCACATATAGGTAGAAATATCCGAAAAATACGTTCGGTCAAAAATTTGAGCCAAGCCAAATTTGCCGAGCTTTTCAAACTTGCCCGTCCGTCGGTCGGGGCGTATGAAGAAGGGCGCTCGGAACCAAAGATCGATACCGTGATTGCAATTGCGCAGCATTTTAACCTCAGCATAGATTTACTGCTGACCAAGGATATTACCGTCAATCAGCTTTATCATTTTGATATCGATAAAGTGGAAGAAAAGATTGAGCCCCTTGTAAAACAGGTGGAGGGTATTCCGATGCTCGAAGGAAAAAATTGGTTAAATTATATATTAGGGCAGCGAAAGCCCGATTTTATTGATAACCTTCCTAAAATAGTGATACCCAAGATCAGTCCAAAAAATCACCTTGCTTTTGTTTTTAATCGCCAACAGGCAGGGGGGAGCAGGGCTTTGAACAATGGGGATATTTTAATCGGGACGATGGTAAAGCCTTCGGAGATTGCAGCGGTACAGGGCATGTTGGGCATCGTTATTCACAATCGTCGGGCTTACGTGCTTCGGATTGTAAAAGAAGAGGACGACCAGCTGATTCTCAGCTATTGGGAAGACCCGAGCGAACAGGTGCCGCTTTCGATGGAAAAGGTGGAGGAGATTTGGGCGGTTAAGCAACGCATCACGCAGCAACTCGACGCCCCGAACCTGTTGGAACGCCGTGTTTTACGCCTCGAAGAACAAATAGAAAAACTGTTGCGTGACTAA
- a CDS encoding YbjN domain-containing protein, whose protein sequence is MSNFDKVREYLVELDYAIHFENESDGIFVVNYEANGINNMMLGVAEPILIMEQHLFDLPAKDPEVLLSLLQKNRDMVHGAFVLDETGTKVIFRDTLQLENLDLNEIEASFNALGLLLNEYMDEIIRFSKG, encoded by the coding sequence ATGAGTAATTTTGATAAAGTAAGAGAGTACTTGGTAGAACTCGATTATGCCATCCATTTTGAGAATGAATCAGATGGAATTTTTGTGGTAAACTATGAAGCCAATGGTATTAACAACATGATGCTGGGTGTGGCTGAACCCATCCTGATTATGGAACAGCATTTGTTTGACCTGCCCGCCAAAGATCCTGAGGTATTGCTTTCTTTACTTCAGAAAAATCGCGACATGGTTCATGGAGCCTTTGTTTTGGACGAGACAGGCACCAAGGTGATTTTCAGGGATACCCTACAGCTCGAAAACCTTGACCTCAATGAAATTGAAGCTTCCTTCAATGCATTAGGGCTTTTACTCAACGAGTACATGGATGAGATCATCCGTTTTTCAAAAGGATAA
- a CDS encoding PspA/IM30 family protein, translating to MNIFKRLFRIGSAEAHSAVDKLENPIKMTEQGIRDLKKDLDSSLQALAEVKAMQIRARNDVNNFRSKSKDYENKAMLVIQKAQAGSMTEAEADELAAEILSKKAEIDADFARATKEKELFDQKVPALETNVKKLRSNISQWENELKTLKARVKVSESTQRLNKQMANIDSSSTVAMLEKMKTKVDENEALAEAYGDIADSNESLDSKIDSALGAEAKGLSALEELKAKMNKGN from the coding sequence ATGAATATTTTCAAGCGTTTATTTAGAATTGGTAGTGCCGAGGCACATTCTGCAGTGGATAAATTGGAAAACCCTATAAAAATGACCGAGCAGGGAATCCGCGATCTTAAAAAGGATCTGGACAGCAGCCTGCAGGCGTTGGCAGAGGTAAAAGCCATGCAAATTCGTGCAAGAAACGATGTGAACAACTTCAGAAGCAAATCGAAAGATTATGAAAATAAGGCCATGCTGGTGATTCAGAAAGCACAGGCAGGCAGCATGACAGAAGCTGAGGCGGATGAGTTGGCGGCAGAAATTTTGTCTAAAAAGGCGGAAATCGATGCTGACTTTGCACGTGCAACCAAAGAGAAAGAACTATTCGACCAGAAAGTTCCCGCTTTGGAAACCAACGTCAAGAAACTTCGCTCGAACATCAGCCAGTGGGAGAATGAACTTAAAACCCTGAAGGCGCGTGTGAAGGTGAGTGAATCGACCCAACGCCTGAACAAGCAAATGGCCAATATCGACTCTTCTTCTACTGTAGCCATGCTCGAGAAGATGAAAACCAAAGTGGACGAAAATGAAGCCCTTGCCGAAGCCTATGGCGACATTGCCGATTCCAACGAAAGCCTTGACTCTAAAATCGACAGCGCTTTGGGCGCAGAAGCCAAAGGCCTGAGCGCTTTGGAAGAGTTGAAAGCCAAAATGAACAAAGGCAACTAA
- a CDS encoding mechanosensitive ion channel family protein, which produces MLDNTLTELTDYIRQSFNTVFSTRIWSTDAGYIITLGDLLHFFLATLLVIFLARGIRNLLIHRLFKNSPAIHPYRHTIGNVVRYLILIFGFMIVINSIGINLSSLYVIFGSLGVGIGIGLQNLTENFISGLLIMFERPVKVGDRIEVDDVNGIITQIGARATSVITNDNISIILPNSYLTNQAVTNWSHNNFRIRLRFPVGVSYNEDPEKVREILLSVVDEHKGIMKNPAPQVLFVNFGDSSLDFSLDVWTESYLHKFDILKSEIYYNIFREFKANNIEIPFPQRDLHIRSGLHLTEKAMTPQE; this is translated from the coding sequence ATGCTCGACAACACCTTAACCGAACTGACCGACTACATCAGGCAATCCTTCAATACCGTTTTCAGTACCCGAATCTGGAGTACCGACGCGGGCTACATCATTACCCTCGGAGATTTACTGCACTTTTTTCTGGCCACCCTTTTGGTCATTTTCCTTGCCCGAGGCATCAGAAACCTGCTCATTCACCGCCTGTTCAAAAACTCGCCCGCCATACATCCCTATCGGCACACCATCGGGAATGTGGTACGCTACCTGATCCTGATTTTCGGTTTCATGATCGTCATCAATTCCATTGGCATCAACCTTTCTTCCCTCTATGTAATTTTTGGTTCCCTGGGGGTCGGAATTGGTATTGGTTTGCAAAACCTGACCGAGAACTTCATCTCTGGACTGCTCATCATGTTTGAGCGCCCTGTAAAAGTCGGCGACCGTATTGAGGTGGATGATGTGAACGGAATCATTACACAAATCGGTGCAAGAGCGACTTCAGTCATTACCAACGACAACATTTCGATCATCCTGCCGAACTCCTACCTGACCAACCAGGCCGTAACCAACTGGTCGCACAACAACTTCAGAATCCGCCTTCGTTTTCCCGTGGGCGTCTCTTATAATGAAGATCCTGAAAAGGTCAGGGAAATTCTTTTAAGCGTGGTTGATGAACACAAGGGCATCATGAAAAACCCTGCGCCACAGGTCTTGTTTGTCAATTTTGGCGACAGCTCCCTGGACTTTTCCCTTGATGTTTGGACAGAATCTTACCTCCACAAATTCGACATTCTCAAAAGTGAAATTTATTACAATATTTTCAGGGAGTTTAAAGCCAATAACATTGAAATTCCTTTCCCACAGCGCGACCTCCACATCAGGTCTGGTTTGCACCTCACCGAAAAGGCCATGACTCCACAGGAATAG
- a CDS encoding fasciclin domain-containing protein — translation MKLSKLTFPLLLLLMAVTVFTSCKDDDDDNPTPPQVTDSILDEIKKDADLSTLLDQASQFSDIADLLDDDDQTLTLFAPTNDAFTKFLEANPDVTEDQVKATLQYHVLTTTKMLADLKTGDSYLTAQGESITVTKNDGLVVMLNDSIMITKGDIEATNGVMHKIDMVLTIPEEDDEPAMTIAEIATGNENFSTLVAAVSKFDDLTAAISSPDSDLTVFAPTNDAFQALLDSNPDWNSLDDIDEATLKAVLTYHIVEGSVFSTDLSDGRVETLNGKFVTVDLSNGVMIDDANVIIPDVEASNGVVHAIDAVLIPKMNLVETAIATPDLSTLVAAVSKYPDLVTALSDESAQLTVFAPTNDAFQALLDSNPDWNSLDDIDEATLKAVLTYHVAGAKILSSDLQATNYTMLDGNTISVNLDNGVVINGSSTVVIPDVMASNGVAHVIDMVLLP, via the coding sequence ATGAAACTTTCTAAGTTAACCTTTCCGTTACTGCTTCTTTTAATGGCAGTCACTGTGTTCACTTCCTGTAAGGATGATGATGACGATAATCCGACCCCGCCTCAGGTTACCGATTCCATTCTCGATGAAATCAAAAAAGACGCTGATCTTTCCACCCTGCTCGATCAGGCATCCCAATTCAGTGATATTGCTGACCTGCTCGACGATGATGATCAGACCCTTACCCTTTTTGCTCCTACCAACGACGCCTTTACCAAATTTCTTGAAGCAAACCCTGACGTTACAGAAGATCAGGTAAAAGCGACCCTTCAGTACCATGTACTTACTACTACCAAAATGCTCGCTGACCTGAAAACAGGGGACAGTTACCTGACTGCTCAGGGAGAATCCATTACCGTAACTAAAAACGATGGTTTGGTGGTAATGCTTAATGACAGCATCATGATTACCAAAGGTGACATTGAAGCGACCAACGGTGTGATGCATAAAATCGATATGGTATTGACAATCCCTGAAGAAGATGACGAACCAGCAATGACCATAGCGGAAATCGCTACGGGGAATGAAAACTTCTCTACGCTTGTTGCAGCGGTATCGAAATTCGACGACCTTACAGCGGCGATTTCAAGCCCTGACAGCGATCTGACCGTTTTTGCACCGACCAACGATGCCTTTCAGGCGCTATTGGATTCGAACCCAGACTGGAATTCTTTGGATGATATTGATGAAGCCACTTTGAAGGCCGTTCTGACTTATCATATTGTTGAAGGCAGCGTGTTTTCTACTGATTTGAGTGATGGACGTGTTGAAACCCTCAATGGTAAATTTGTTACCGTAGATCTTTCGAATGGCGTAATGATTGACGATGCCAACGTTATCATTCCAGATGTGGAGGCAAGTAATGGGGTTGTTCACGCAATAGATGCGGTACTGATCCCTAAAATGAATTTGGTAGAAACGGCAATTGCAACGCCAGATTTGAGCACCTTGGTAGCGGCGGTATCCAAATACCCTGACCTTGTAACTGCTTTAAGTGATGAATCTGCGCAGCTTACGGTCTTTGCGCCTACAAATGATGCTTTTCAGGCGCTGTTGGATTCAAATCCTGACTGGAATTCCTTGGATGATATTGATGAAGCCACTCTGAAGGCCGTTCTAACTTACCATGTAGCAGGTGCGAAAATTCTTTCCTCTGACTTACAAGCCACCAATTATACCATGCTCGACGGAAATACCATCTCTGTTAATCTGGATAATGGCGTGGTGATTAATGGTAGCTCAACAGTGGTTATTCCTGACGTAATGGCCTCTAACGGCGTAGCACATGTGATTGATATGGTCTTATTGCCATAA
- a CDS encoding 7-cyano-7-deazaguanine synthase, whose translation MEQRRALALYSGGLDSLLAMKLVKDQGVEVIALNFVSHFFGGENENAQRLCDQIGVKLEYVDFKKEHMEVVKDPANGRGKNMNPCLDCHALMMSYTADYLMKRYEADFLISGEVLNQRPMSQRKDALERVQELSKMDDLIVRPMSAKLLPHTKPIREGWLDIEQLENISGRSRHRQMEMAKAWGIENYPKPAGGCRLTEPNYSRRLKQLEADGMLHHEHSDLFELIRHSRFLRLDEKKYIFMARNQQEEEAVESYADMATFMVEGTSETPGPAILAYGEMTEEDLEIAKQLYSRYSKAKGKVEATMVINKEKVVYPAFDVEELTTKMKAYTMD comes from the coding sequence GTGGAGCAAAGAAGAGCTTTGGCATTATATTCAGGTGGGCTTGACTCGCTGTTGGCAATGAAATTGGTAAAAGACCAAGGAGTGGAGGTTATCGCATTAAATTTTGTTTCCCATTTTTTTGGGGGAGAAAATGAAAACGCGCAGCGTTTGTGTGATCAGATTGGAGTAAAACTCGAGTATGTTGATTTCAAAAAAGAGCATATGGAAGTGGTAAAAGACCCTGCCAATGGTCGAGGGAAAAACATGAACCCCTGTTTGGATTGTCATGCTTTAATGATGAGCTACACTGCCGATTATTTGATGAAAAGATATGAGGCTGATTTTCTGATTTCTGGAGAGGTGCTGAACCAGCGTCCGATGTCGCAAAGAAAAGATGCGCTTGAACGTGTTCAGGAATTATCTAAAATGGATGATTTGATCGTTCGCCCGATGTCAGCAAAATTATTGCCGCATACCAAGCCGATTCGCGAGGGCTGGCTGGATATCGAACAGTTGGAAAACATTTCTGGTCGCAGTCGCCACCGTCAAATGGAGATGGCCAAAGCTTGGGGGATTGAAAACTATCCTAAACCTGCGGGTGGTTGCCGCCTGACGGAGCCGAATTATTCAAGACGCCTGAAGCAGTTGGAAGCAGATGGCATGTTGCACCATGAGCATTCGGATTTGTTTGAATTGATCAGACACAGCCGTTTTTTACGCCTTGATGAGAAAAAATATATCTTCATGGCCAGAAATCAGCAGGAAGAAGAAGCCGTGGAATCTTATGCCGATATGGCAACCTTTATGGTAGAGGGTACTTCGGAAACCCCTGGTCCAGCAATTTTGGCTTATGGTGAAATGACGGAAGAGGATTTGGAGATCGCCAAACAATTGTACTCAAGATACTCTAAAGCCAAAGGAAAAGTGGAGGCTACGATGGTGATCAATAAAGAAAAAGTTGTTTACCCTGCATTTGATGTAGAGGAGCTGACTACAAAAATGAAAGCTTATACGATGGACTAA
- a CDS encoding sugar phosphate isomerase/epimerase, producing the protein MKIKIFCPLWGQEHLPFEEFCQKVKAAGYDGVEMPFHNYPSQADQQGVVETLQQYGLGLIAQHWETAEIDFEAHKKTYAEHLKKLLALNPIMINTHTGKDYYSFDRNSALIEMANEMGAEKGIRILHETHRGRFSFSAQQTMQYLQALPDLRITTDFSHWCCVSESLLEGQEEALRLAIDRADYIHCRVGHGEGPQITDPRSEEWRWELEAHLGWWDRIIARHRKEGQQVLYMTPEFGPHPYMTSSPFGGAPLADQWEVNYFMQDLLRKRYAEAAMTDSEKIENYS; encoded by the coding sequence ATGAAAATCAAGATTTTTTGCCCCCTTTGGGGACAGGAGCATTTACCCTTTGAGGAATTTTGTCAGAAGGTAAAAGCTGCAGGATATGATGGGGTGGAAATGCCTTTTCATAACTATCCCAGTCAGGCGGATCAGCAGGGGGTGGTTGAAACTTTGCAACAATATGGATTAGGGCTGATTGCTCAGCATTGGGAAACCGCAGAGATTGATTTCGAAGCCCACAAAAAAACGTATGCAGAACACCTCAAAAAGCTTTTGGCACTGAACCCAATCATGATTAATACCCATACGGGTAAGGACTATTATTCTTTTGATAGGAATAGCGCCTTGATTGAGATGGCCAATGAAATGGGGGCGGAAAAGGGCATCAGGATTTTGCACGAAACCCACCGTGGGCGCTTTAGTTTTTCGGCGCAACAGACCATGCAGTATTTACAGGCCTTGCCTGATTTAAGGATCACGACCGACTTTTCGCATTGGTGTTGTGTGTCGGAATCTTTGCTTGAGGGGCAAGAGGAAGCCCTGCGCTTGGCCATTGATCGTGCCGATTACATTCATTGTCGTGTGGGGCATGGGGAAGGTCCACAAATTACCGACCCAAGATCGGAGGAGTGGCGATGGGAATTGGAAGCACATTTGGGCTGGTGGGACCGTATCATTGCCCGTCACCGCAAAGAAGGGCAGCAAGTGCTTTACATGACACCTGAATTTGGTCCGCATCCTTATATGACGAGCAGTCCATTTGGTGGTGCGCCTCTGGCCGATCAGTGGGAGGTGAACTACTTTATGCAAGATTTACTGAGAAAGCGTTATGCCGAAGCCGCAATGACGGACAGTGAAAAGATTGAAAATTATTCATAG